From the genome of Natrinema marinum:
CGGCGTCGAACTCGCGCTGGATCACGACCGGGGTTCCGTAGAGCACTGAGCGGAGGACGGGTGCCAGCCCGCCCATGTGGTACATCGGGAGACAGCAGAGCCATCGGTCGTCGGGGCCGACGCCGAGCCGGAACGCGGAGGCGGTCGCGCTCGCGACGAGGTTGCCGACCGTCAGCCGGACGCCCTTCGGCTCGCCGGACGTGCCCGAAGTAAACATGATCAGCTGGGTATCGTCGCGCTCGAGCGCGACCGGTTCGACCGCTCGAGAGTCGGGGGCGAGGTCGGAGCCTGTCTCCTCGGCGACGGCCGACCGAAACGGTGCCGAGACGCGACCGCTCCGCGGCTCGTCGACCGAGTACACGTCGACCGCTTCGGGGGCTTGCTCGTCCGCGATCTCGAGCGCCGTCTCCTCTGTGGCTCGCTCGCAGACGATCGCGCCGAGTCCGGTGCGTTCGACCTTCGCAGCGAGTTCGCCGACCGTCTCGCGGACGTTCAGCAGGACGACCGTCGTCCCGGTCCGCATCGCGGCGAAAAAGAGGGTCGCGAAGGCCGGTCTGGTGTCCATCAGGACGCCGATCCGCTCGCCGCCGGTCCCGTCGCGTTTCTCGAGGACGGACTCGAGGCCCGCCGCGGCGCGGTCGACCTGTCGGTCGAGATCGCGGACGGTCCACTCGGTCTCCGTCGTGACATCGATCAGCGCCGTCCGATCCGGCGTCGCCGCGACGCGGTGGGCGACGAGGTCCTGGGTCGGCCAGTCGACCGGTCCGGTCATCGCTCCTCCCACACGTCCGAGACGCCCAGTCCCTTCGCCTGTGGCACGACCGCGGACCCCTTCTCGAGCAAGACGGGATCTCGCCCGAGATCCGTCGCGAGGAGGTCGCCCGTCGCGAGCCCGCAGGCCGGCACGTTCGGAATCGCCGCCGCGAGGTGGACCGCGCCGGTCCGGGCGACGACGCCGTCGATGGTCGTCGTCACCAGCGGCGTAACCTCGAGTTCGGTCAGCCACGCGGCGACCTTGCGAGCGACGTCGATCCCGCCCAACGCCATCGGTTTGAGGACCACGACATCCGCCGCGTCGGCCTCACAGATCGCGTCGACGCCGTGCTCTAACAGCCCCTCGTCGAGCGCGATGTCGACGCCGCGGCTCTGCGCCCGGAGATCGGCGTGACCCTCGAGCGCCCCCGCGGGAAGCGGCTGCTCGAGGATCGAGACGCCGTGGTCGGCGAAGCGCTCGAGCGCGCACTCGGCTTCCTCGTAGGTCCACGCTTCGTTGGCGTCGACCCGGAGTTCGACGCCGGAGCCGACGGCCTCGCGGACGCGCCGGACGCGTTCGACGTCTTCCTCGACGCTCCGGAGACCCGCCTTGAGCTTACAGCAGTCGAAGCCTCGATCGACCGCGCTACGCGCCGCGCGGACGGTGTCGGTCGTCGAGCCGTCGCCGATCGTCGCGTTGACCGGCACGCGGCCGACCATCGGGCCCTGCCCGAGATAGCGGTACAGCGGCGTCGCCTCGCGGCTCGCCTGCAGGTCCGCGAGCGCCAGCGCGAGTCCGTGTCTGGCTGCGACCTGGCGATCGACGGCCTCGAGCGCCTCGCTCGGCCCACCCGATTCGAGCGCGTCCCGGGCGCGCTCGAGGGCGTCCTCGCAGTCAGCGCCCGATTCCGTCCAGCCCTGTAGCGGCGTCGCCTCGCCGTAGCCGACGGCCTCGTCGTGGGGCCCGCCCGCATCCGCGGCCTCCTCGTCGATCAGCCGAACGAGGAAACCGTCGCGGGACTCGATCGTTCCGTCGGCCGTCTCGAGGGGCTCCGCGAGTTCCAGCGAGAACGACCGATACTCCAGCGAGAGGTCGTCGGTCGGACTCATAGCACCACCAGCCCCCCGGCGAAACAGAGGGCGTAGACCGCAAGCAGCTTGCCAGTCTGCTCGAGCGCCGGATTGAGCGCCTCGCCGTCGGTCCGCGTCCAGATCGTCCGTGCGATCATCGCGGCGTAGGGGAGAGTGACGAGCGGGAGCAAGACGCCGAGGCCGAAGTCCGCGCCGAGCCAGAACCAGAGCGGAACGACGTAGGCGAGCGCGAACAGAGCGGTGAACTCGAGGCGACTCGCCCGGTAGCCGAGCCGGACCGCGAGCGTGCGTTTGCCCGCCTCGGCGTCGGTCTCTTTGTCGCGGACGTTGTTCACGACGAGGATGGCCGTCGAGAGCCCGGCGACGGGGAGACTCGCGGCGATCGCCTCGCGCGTGACCGTCCCCGCCGGGATCGTCGTCGACAGCGGCTCAGCGAGGACGGCCGCCGCCTGCACGTAGTAGGTCCCGGTCACGGCGATGAGTCCGAAGAAGACGAACACGAAGAGGTCGCCTAGCCCGTGATAGCCCAGCGGATAGGGGCCGCCGGTGTAGGCCCACCCGCAGAAGACGCTCACCAGCCCGACGACCAGGATCGGAACGCCTCCGACGTAGACGAGGTAGGTCCCGGTGAGGATCGCCAGGGCGAACGTCACCAGCGTCGCGAGCTTGACCTGCTCGGGCGAGATGAGTCCCGACTGGGTGACGCGAGTGAACCCCTCGCGGTCGTCCGTGTCGGCTCCTTTGACCGCGTCGTAGTAGTCGTTCGCGAAATTCGTCCCGATCTGGATCAGCGCAGCACCCACGAACGCCATCACCGCCGGCAACGGCGCGAACACCCCCTCGTGGACCGCGAGCCCCGTCCCCACGATCACCGGAGCCGCGGCCGCGGGCAAGGTCTGCGGGCGGGCCGCCATCAGCCACGCCTTCGTCCGTGAGATTTCGACCTCGGCCGAACTCATGGCTCGAGTGTCCCACTCGAGAGAGTGTCAACGTTGGCATTGCGAGCCGGCCGATGTGTTCACAGTGGACAACGACGTCGAGGTCACCCTTCCGCGGCGATGGTATCGGGTACCGAAAGCTCGAGCGGCTCCATCTCGAAAAACGCCGTCTCGTACCCCTGATGGCGGGCGGTCTGGGGTGGCGAATCCACGACGATCAGCACCGAATCGCCGGCGCGGATGTCGGCGAGCGACAGCCCGTAGTGAAAGCCGAGTTCGCCGTCGAGGGTCGCCTCGAGAGGTTGATCGACCACCGTCGAGCCGTCGCGGGAGACGACCGCGCGAAGCGACGCGTTCGCGAGCGGGACGCGGTTGTACGGCGTCCGCGGCGAGACGAGCAGGTATCGGTCGTCGCCGTCGGCCAACCGGGAGCCGGACTCGAGTAGCGTGACGACGAACGCCGCGTCGCCGCTGGTCGGAAGACCGTCCGCCGAAT
Proteins encoded in this window:
- a CDS encoding mandelate racemase/muconate lactonizing enzyme family protein; amino-acid sequence: MSPTDDLSLEYRSFSLELAEPLETADGTIESRDGFLVRLIDEEAADAGGPHDEAVGYGEATPLQGWTESGADCEDALERARDALESGGPSEALEAVDRQVAARHGLALALADLQASREATPLYRYLGQGPMVGRVPVNATIGDGSTTDTVRAARSAVDRGFDCCKLKAGLRSVEEDVERVRRVREAVGSGVELRVDANEAWTYEEAECALERFADHGVSILEQPLPAGALEGHADLRAQSRGVDIALDEGLLEHGVDAICEADAADVVVLKPMALGGIDVARKVAAWLTELEVTPLVTTTIDGVVARTGAVHLAAAIPNVPACGLATGDLLATDLGRDPVLLEKGSAVVPQAKGLGVSDVWEER
- a CDS encoding 1,4-dihydroxy-2-naphthoate polyprenyltransferase, producing the protein MSSAEVEISRTKAWLMAARPQTLPAAAAPVIVGTGLAVHEGVFAPLPAVMAFVGAALIQIGTNFANDYYDAVKGADTDDREGFTRVTQSGLISPEQVKLATLVTFALAILTGTYLVYVGGVPILVVGLVSVFCGWAYTGGPYPLGYHGLGDLFVFVFFGLIAVTGTYYVQAAAVLAEPLSTTIPAGTVTREAIAASLPVAGLSTAILVVNNVRDKETDAEAGKRTLAVRLGYRASRLEFTALFALAYVVPLWFWLGADFGLGVLLPLVTLPYAAMIARTIWTRTDGEALNPALEQTGKLLAVYALCFAGGLVVL